Genomic window (Sandaracinaceae bacterium):
CCTTGGGCACGATGAGGGTCAGCGGGCCGGGCCAGAAGGCGGCGGCGAGCTTCTCCGCATCGTCGCTCCATCGGGCCGCCCAGCGCGCCGCGTCCTCGGGCGCGGCGAAGTGCACGATGAGCGGGTGGTCGGCCGGCCGGCCCTTGGCGGCGAAGACGCGCCGCACCGCCTCGTCGTTCGCCGCGTCCGCGCCGAGGCCATAGACGGTCTCGGTCGGGAAGGCGACGAGCCCTCCCGACCGCAGGATCCGCGCGGCTTGCTCGACGGGTCGCACCGCCGAGGCTTGCCGCGCGAGCCAGGGGCCGTCAATCCTGGCGCGCGAACACCATCGGGTACTCGGCCTGGAGCGGGCTCGACGGCCCGCGCCGCAGGCGCACCCGGCTCACCGCGCGGACGACGCAGGCGCCGAGCGACTCGGAGCCCGTCGAGTTCTCGACCACGCGCACGCCCGAGAGGTTGCCCATCGGCTGCACGGTCAGGCCGACCTGGATGCGCCCGGAGAGGTTGGGGTTGCCACGCGTCAGCTCGCCTTCGTAGCAAGCACGCACCGCGCCCATGCGAGCCCGCAGCGCGCGATGCAGCTCGCGCGGGTCGAAGGTCGGGTCGATGGGGTCCGGGATCCAGCCCGGGCCGCTCGGAGGCCGGACGACGGTGACCACCCGCTCGGGCAGCGGATCGCTCGGCCCCTGCTCTTCGATGGCGCCCCGGCGAAGGCCGCTCAGCGGCTGCGGGCCCAGGCCACCGCCGGGCGGGCCGCGGCCTTCGCGCTCGTCGATCTGGCCGACGCTGTTGCTCGCCACGGTGGTGCCCCCGCCCTGCGCGAAGACGTCCTCGGCGCGTTCGGTCGGCGCTCCGTTCTGCAGCACGTTCGCGAACGCACCCGCGATCTCGCTCTCCGCGCCGATCAACAGGCTCTGAACGTCATCGGCCGCCGCGCGGGCGATCGCGTCGTGGTCCACGGTCGGGCGCGTGTCGGCGGAGCCCTCGCGCAGCGAGGACGGCGCGCTCGCGTGACGGGGCCGGTCGACCGTCTCCGTCGGCTCCGACGGGAGGTCATCGGCCACCTCGGGCGCGTCGTCGGCGACCGGGTCGTCCGCGTCCGCGATCGTCGGCGCGTCGTCCGGCGGCGGCGGCGGGGCGATGATCCACTCGACGTGGCGGCTGGGGATCAGCTGCCGCTCCACGGGCCAGTCCGCTTCGACGACGAACACCACGAGCGCGAAGTGGAGCAGGAACGACGCCGCGACGAAGCTCGAGAAGGTCCAGTCGGTGCCGCCCATCAGCCCGCGCTTGAGCGACGACGGGAGCTGCGGCTTCGAGCGGGCCGGCGGCCGATCCACGAGCTGGACGAGCACGGAGACGTCGCCGATGACGACCTTCGCCCTCCCCTCGCCTTCGAGCTTCAGCTCGCGGAAGCCGCCTCGCGCCTCCGCGTCGGCGAGGTCGCCTCGCGACGTGCGACCCGTCCACGCCTCGCGCACCTTCAGGCGCCACGCGCCATCCCGGAACGACAGCAGCGGCAGGGGCGGCCCGGCCTTCGACACCGCGAGGGGCACCTCCCCCTCGGGCCCCACGATCACCTCCTGGTCGGGGCCGCGCACCCCCTCGAGCTCGATGCGACCGTCTCGGACGACGGCGAAGCGGACCCAGCGCGGGCCGCTGGCGACGGGTTGGACGGCGCGCATGACCGCGGTCATGGCGCCAGGACGGACGGGAACCCTCCCGCCCTGCTCGACGGGCGTCGGCTCGGGCACGGTACCTCCAAGGCATCGGCGCGGCGTGCCGAAAGGGCTCGCCTGTCGCCTCGCGTGCCGGGTCAGACAGCGGGTGCGGCGAGGGGTTCCGGCGCCGCGGACTTTTCTTCCGCCGCCTCGCGCGAGCGCTTCTGCATCACGAGCGGCATCACGTACGGGAAGCCGATGCGCATCGCGTCGACGTCGGCGTCGATCTGACCGACGAGCCAGAACATCAGCACCGACGCGCGCTCGACGTAGAACCAGC
Coding sequences:
- a CDS encoding AgmX/PglI C-terminal domain-containing protein — translated: MRAVQPVASGPRWVRFAVVRDGRIELEGVRGPDQEVIVGPEGEVPLAVSKAGPPLPLLSFRDGAWRLKVREAWTGRTSRGDLADAEARGGFRELKLEGEGRAKVVIGDVSVLVQLVDRPPARSKPQLPSSLKRGLMGGTDWTFSSFVAASFLLHFALVVFVVEADWPVERQLIPSRHVEWIIAPPPPPDDAPTIADADDPVADDAPEVADDLPSEPTETVDRPRHASAPSSLREGSADTRPTVDHDAIARAAADDVQSLLIGAESEIAGAFANVLQNGAPTERAEDVFAQGGGTTVASNSVGQIDEREGRGPPGGGLGPQPLSGLRRGAIEEQGPSDPLPERVVTVVRPPSGPGWIPDPIDPTFDPRELHRALRARMGAVRACYEGELTRGNPNLSGRIQVGLTVQPMGNLSGVRVVENSTGSESLGACVVRAVSRVRLRRGPSSPLQAEYPMVFARQD